One window of the Amycolatopsis mediterranei genome contains the following:
- a CDS encoding ANTAR domain-containing response regulator: MTDQATEANGAATVPQRRVLVAEDEALIRLDLVEMLREEGYEVVGEAGDGEQAISLATDLKPDLVILDVKMPKLDGIEAAAKITGDRIAPVVILTAFSQRDLVERARDAGTMAYLVKPFAKRDLVPAIELAVSRFSELQALEAEVAGLTDRLETRKVIDRAKGLLMSRQGLTEPDAFRWIQRTAMDRRTTMKAVAEAVVESIGS; this comes from the coding sequence GTGACCGACCAGGCTACCGAGGCCAACGGTGCCGCCACCGTGCCGCAGCGTCGGGTGCTCGTCGCGGAGGACGAGGCTCTCATCCGGCTCGATCTCGTCGAAATGCTGCGTGAAGAGGGCTATGAGGTCGTCGGGGAGGCGGGGGATGGCGAGCAGGCCATCTCGCTGGCCACCGACCTGAAGCCCGATCTCGTGATCCTCGACGTCAAGATGCCCAAGCTGGACGGGATCGAAGCCGCCGCGAAGATCACCGGGGACCGGATTGCCCCCGTGGTCATCCTCACCGCCTTCAGCCAGCGGGACCTCGTCGAACGCGCGCGGGATGCCGGGACCATGGCCTACCTCGTCAAGCCCTTCGCCAAGCGGGACCTCGTGCCCGCCATCGAGCTCGCCGTCAGCCGGTTCTCCGAGCTGCAGGCCCTCGAGGCCGAGGTCGCCGGGCTCACCGACCGGCTCGAGACGCGGAAGGTCATCGACCGCGCCAAGGGCCTGCTCATGAGCCGCCAGGGGCTCACCGAGCCCGATGCCTTCCGGTGGATCCAGCGCACCGCCATGGACCGGCGGACCACCATGAAGGCCGTGGCCGAGGCCGTCGTCGAGAGCATCGGAAGCTAG
- a CDS encoding branched-chain amino acid ABC transporter permease, which translates to MKGDGVTTQENTRRSFQPVNGARDWWQHAPMWQRYLLYIALIVFALILPAPWIGSFMSPASDWTSVLIFPIGTYILLAIGLNIVVGLAGMLDLGFVAFFAIGAYTVAIFGTKFGWNVWPTILVGIVLAAVSGVILGAPTLRLRGDYLAIVTLGFGEIVRITANNTNSIGGARGITNIPHPSPIFGMEFLLDPAPYYYLILVAIVLVIVFSVRLQKSRVGRAWAAIREDEDAAELMGVPTFKFKLLAFAIGAMIGGFAGGIYASKAVFIAPDNFPFILSATILAAVVLGGAGNLPGVILGAFLVAWIPERLRSVEWLRHLLGDKDPAEYRILLFGAVLVLMMALRPEGILPSRQRKAELREGTGGMGSLGGEVAGPDTEVAAEVAK; encoded by the coding sequence ATGAAAGGCGACGGTGTGACTACCCAGGAAAACACTCGCCGCTCGTTCCAGCCGGTGAACGGCGCGCGGGACTGGTGGCAGCACGCGCCGATGTGGCAGCGCTACCTCCTCTACATCGCGCTGATCGTCTTCGCGCTGATCCTCCCGGCCCCCTGGATCGGCTCGTTCATGTCGCCCGCCTCGGACTGGACGAGCGTCCTGATCTTCCCGATCGGGACCTACATCCTGCTGGCGATCGGCCTGAACATCGTGGTCGGCCTGGCCGGCATGCTGGACCTCGGGTTCGTGGCGTTCTTCGCGATCGGCGCCTACACCGTGGCGATCTTCGGCACGAAGTTCGGCTGGAACGTCTGGCCGACGATCCTGGTCGGCATCGTGCTCGCCGCGGTTTCGGGCGTCATCCTCGGCGCCCCGACCCTGCGGCTGCGCGGTGACTACCTGGCGATCGTCACCCTCGGGTTCGGGGAGATCGTCCGGATCACCGCGAACAACACCAACTCCATCGGCGGGGCCCGCGGTATCACCAACATCCCGCACCCGTCGCCGATCTTCGGCATGGAGTTCCTGCTCGACCCGGCGCCGTACTACTACCTGATCCTGGTCGCGATCGTGCTGGTGATCGTGTTCTCGGTGCGGCTGCAGAAGAGCCGCGTCGGGCGCGCGTGGGCCGCGATCCGCGAGGACGAGGACGCCGCCGAGCTGATGGGCGTGCCGACGTTCAAGTTCAAGCTGCTCGCGTTCGCGATCGGCGCGATGATCGGTGGCTTCGCGGGCGGCATCTACGCCAGCAAGGCCGTGTTCATCGCTCCGGACAACTTCCCGTTCATCCTGTCCGCGACGATCCTCGCCGCGGTCGTGCTGGGCGGGGCGGGCAACCTGCCGGGCGTCATCCTCGGCGCCTTCCTGGTGGCCTGGATCCCCGAGCGCCTCCGGTCCGTCGAGTGGCTGCGGCACCTGCTCGGCGACAAGGACCCCGCGGAGTACCGCATCCTGCTGTTCGGCGCGGTCCTGGTGCTGATGATGGCGCTGCGGCCCGAAGGCATCCTGCCTTCACGACAACGAAAAGCCGAGCTACGGGAAGGCACCGGCGGCATGGGCTCGCTCGGTGGCGAAGTGGCCGGACCGGACACCGAAGTCGCGGCGGAGGTGGCCAAGTGA
- a CDS encoding branched-chain amino acid ABC transporter permease, whose product MLQTLQDQFLGSTIGGLVLGSIYALVALGYTMVYGVLRLINFAHSEIFMIGTMTSLFILASIATSGHIVLGLGAMILLLLALMLASALLSGGSAVVLEQVAYRPLRKRGSSKLAALISAIGASIFLQELFALVIIPNVFGKSGRVPQNAPRFVDRDTLFPVGNAVVRTDQVLVIIGAVIVMVVLDQLVRRTRIGRGIRATAQDPEAAVLMGVSIDRIVRITFLLGGAMAGVASALYLMELENTGYRVGFVLGIKAFTAAVLGGIGNLRGALLGGIVLGLVENWSAIFLGSEWKDVTAFVVLVLVLMFRPTGILGESLQRARA is encoded by the coding sequence ATGTTGCAGACACTGCAAGACCAGTTCCTCGGCAGCACCATCGGCGGACTGGTTCTCGGCTCCATCTACGCCCTCGTCGCCCTCGGCTACACAATGGTCTACGGCGTCCTGCGGCTGATCAACTTCGCCCACTCCGAAATCTTCATGATCGGGACGATGACGTCCCTGTTCATCCTGGCCAGCATCGCCACCTCCGGCCACATCGTGCTGGGCCTGGGCGCGATGATCCTGCTCCTGCTCGCGCTCATGCTCGCCTCCGCGCTCCTCTCCGGCGGTTCCGCGGTCGTGCTGGAGCAGGTCGCCTACCGGCCGCTGCGCAAGCGCGGCTCGTCGAAGCTCGCGGCCCTGATCTCCGCGATCGGCGCGTCGATCTTCCTGCAGGAGCTCTTCGCGCTGGTCATCATCCCCAACGTCTTCGGCAAGTCGGGACGCGTCCCGCAGAACGCGCCGCGGTTCGTCGACCGCGACACGCTGTTCCCGGTCGGCAACGCCGTCGTCCGCACCGACCAGGTCCTGGTCATCATCGGCGCGGTGATCGTCATGGTGGTGCTGGACCAGCTGGTGCGGCGCACCCGCATCGGGCGCGGCATCCGGGCGACCGCCCAGGACCCCGAAGCCGCCGTGCTGATGGGCGTCTCGATCGACCGCATCGTGCGGATCACCTTCCTGCTGGGCGGCGCGATGGCCGGGGTGGCCTCGGCGCTCTACCTGATGGAACTCGAGAACACCGGCTACCGCGTCGGTTTCGTGCTCGGCATCAAGGCGTTCACCGCCGCGGTGCTCGGCGGTATCGGCAACCTGCGCGGCGCGCTCCTCGGCGGCATCGTGCTCGGCCTGGTCGAGAACTGGAGCGCGATCTTCCTCGGTTCCGAGTGGAAGGACGTCACCGCGTTCGTGGTCCTCGTGCTCGTGCTGATGTTCCGCCCCACCGGCATTCTCGGTGAATCCCTCCAGCGAGCTCGCGCATGA
- a CDS encoding DUF4352 domain-containing protein — MKLRLLAVVVLALAAGCEAAPSTPAPTTYELPPRQVRPDETALKLPPAKNGDTEFTLIGLAAGLPSITGSHTEFPAKGQFVRLRLVVTNSGTSSVLFDTGRQLLVDDQGGTHPPEEQAMVIKRQPRQFDLGHGVRIEFDLYWDIPKDRKPASLRAFGGPSITDMKNVTGTDVKL; from the coding sequence GTGAAACTCCGCCTGCTGGCCGTCGTCGTCCTAGCACTGGCAGCCGGCTGCGAAGCGGCCCCGAGCACGCCCGCACCGACGACCTACGAGCTGCCGCCGCGGCAGGTCCGGCCCGACGAGACCGCCCTCAAGCTGCCGCCCGCCAAGAACGGTGACACCGAGTTCACCCTCATCGGCCTGGCCGCCGGGCTGCCCAGCATCACCGGGAGCCACACCGAGTTCCCCGCCAAGGGCCAGTTCGTGCGGTTGCGGCTCGTCGTCACCAACAGCGGCACCTCCAGCGTCCTGTTCGACACCGGGCGCCAGCTGCTCGTCGACGACCAGGGCGGCACGCACCCGCCGGAAGAGCAGGCCATGGTGATCAAGCGCCAGCCCCGCCAGTTCGACCTCGGGCACGGCGTGCGCATCGAGTTCGACCTCTACTGGGACATCCCCAAGGACCGGAAGCCGGCCTCGCTCCGGGCCTTCGGCGGCCCGAGCATCACCGACATGAAGAACGTCACCGGCACCGACGTCAAGCTGTGA
- a CDS encoding ABC transporter ATP-binding protein codes for MTPLLEFDNITMRFGGVTALREVNVSINEGEIFALIGPNGAGKTTVFNVVTGVYQPTEGQVRFDGDRIDGMKRFQVTKRGIARTFQNIRLFHNMSAIENVMVGADAHHKTGAIGAVLGLPWHRKEEKRGRERARELLDFVGIGKVEHETAKNLSYGDQRRLEIARALATDPKLLLLDEPAAGMNPAEKNALQALIRKIRDDGRTVLLIEHDMGLVMHISDRLAVLDFGQKIAEGLPQEVQTNQKVIEAYLGVSEDAS; via the coding sequence GTGACTCCCTTGCTCGAGTTCGACAACATCACGATGCGCTTCGGTGGTGTCACCGCCCTGCGCGAAGTGAACGTCTCCATCAACGAAGGCGAGATCTTCGCCCTGATCGGCCCGAACGGCGCCGGCAAGACCACGGTGTTCAACGTGGTCACCGGCGTCTACCAGCCGACCGAGGGCCAGGTGCGCTTCGACGGCGACCGCATCGACGGGATGAAGCGCTTCCAGGTCACCAAGCGCGGCATCGCCCGGACGTTCCAGAACATCCGGCTGTTCCACAACATGTCGGCGATCGAGAACGTCATGGTCGGCGCGGACGCGCACCACAAGACCGGCGCGATCGGCGCGGTGCTCGGCCTGCCGTGGCACCGCAAGGAGGAGAAGCGCGGCCGCGAGCGGGCCCGGGAGCTGCTCGACTTCGTCGGCATCGGCAAGGTGGAGCACGAGACCGCGAAGAACCTCTCCTACGGCGACCAGCGCCGGCTGGAGATCGCGCGGGCGCTGGCGACCGACCCGAAGCTCCTGCTGCTCGACGAGCCCGCGGCGGGCATGAACCCGGCGGAGAAGAACGCCCTGCAGGCGCTGATCCGCAAGATCCGGGACGACGGCCGGACCGTGCTGCTCATCGAACACGACATGGGCCTGGTCATGCACATCAGCGACCGGCTGGCCGTGCTCGACTTCGGGCAGAAGATCGCGGAAGGGCTCCCCCAGGAAGTGCAGACCAACCAAAAGGTGATCGAGGCGTACCTGGGGGTGTCCGAAGATGCTTCTTGA
- a CDS encoding ABC transporter ATP-binding protein, producing the protein MLLEVQDINVHYGKIAALKGMSIEVGEGEIVSLIGANGAGKTTTLKTISGLRPLTSGKILFNGQDISKTPGHKRVLLGIGQSPEGRGVFPGMTVQENLLMGAYTRKDDLQADLDEVYELFPRLNERRTQFGGTMSGGEQQMIAIGRALMTKPKVLLLDEPSMGLAPMLIAQIFDIIREINKRGTTVLLVEQNAQQALKLSDRAYVLETGRVVKSARGADLLDDPQVRAAYLGGDLGV; encoded by the coding sequence ATGCTTCTTGAAGTCCAGGACATCAACGTCCACTACGGCAAGATCGCGGCCCTCAAGGGCATGAGCATCGAGGTCGGCGAGGGCGAGATCGTGTCACTGATCGGGGCCAACGGCGCCGGCAAGACCACGACGCTCAAGACGATCTCGGGGCTGCGCCCGCTGACCAGCGGCAAGATCCTGTTCAACGGCCAGGACATCTCGAAGACCCCGGGGCACAAGCGCGTGCTGCTCGGGATCGGCCAGTCGCCGGAGGGCCGGGGCGTGTTCCCCGGCATGACGGTGCAGGAGAACCTCCTGATGGGTGCCTACACCCGCAAGGACGACCTCCAGGCCGACCTCGACGAGGTCTACGAGCTGTTCCCCCGGCTCAACGAGCGCCGGACGCAGTTCGGCGGCACGATGTCGGGCGGTGAGCAGCAGATGATCGCCATCGGCCGGGCGCTGATGACGAAGCCGAAGGTGCTGCTGCTCGACGAGCCGTCGATGGGCCTGGCGCCGATGCTGATCGCGCAGATCTTCGACATCATCCGGGAGATCAACAAGCGCGGCACGACGGTGCTGCTGGTGGAGCAGAACGCCCAGCAGGCGCTGAAGCTGTCGGACCGCGCGTACGTGCTCGAGACGGGCCGCGTGGTCAAGAGCGCCCGCGGGGCCGACCTGCTGGACGACCCGCAGGTCCGGGCCGCCTACCTCGGGGGGGACCTGGGCGTCTGA